The Myroides fluvii region ATTACTTCTTTTATTACTAGTCCATGGCTCGATGTTAACCTATGCCCAACATCGAGTAGTACTCAAGGGAACAGTAGTTGACGGACGATTCCGTCGGCCTCTTCAAGAAGCCCTTGTACAACAAAGCGGTACCGATAACTATACCTTAACGGATGCCACAGGAGCCTTTGTTTTATCTATTATTCCCCAAGACAATTACACCATGGAGGTGTCCTATCCCACGTGTATTACACAGCGATTTACCCTATCTTTTACACCCGAACAACACTTAGACTTAGGCACCGTGGTCTTAGAGGAAGATACCACAGCATTAGAGCAATTTGGTTTAATCCAGCTGACTGAAAACGACCTTGAAGACGACAATTTGGAAGCTGAAGGATCAGCAAGTTTACTCCAAGCGACAAAAAATCCATTTCAACAAGCCGTGGCTTATTCATGGAGTCAAGGGTTTTATCGCATGCGTGGGCTTGACAATGCTTATGGCAAAGTGCTACTCAATGGTTTAATCATGAATAAGCTACATCATGGGCGTCCCCAATGGAACAATTGGGGAGGATTAAACGAGGCTACTAGAAATCAAACACTTACAACCGGCGCTGCGGCTTCTCCTCAAGCTTTTGGCGGCATCTTGGGCACACAAGTCATTGACACTCGAGCTTCTCTTTTGCGAGAAGGAAAGCGTCTAGGTTTTTCTGGATCCAACACCAGTTATCGCTGGCGTTCTTTTGGACATTATGCTTCTGGCTTGCGCAAAAACAAGTGGGCCTATGTCGTTTCAGGCTCCTATCGCGGAGCCAAGGAAGGGTATTGGCCTGGAAGTAACTACGATGCAACCTCATTTTTTATGGCCCTAGAAAAACAAATCAATCCCTCACACAGTTTGAACTTGACAGGGATATACGCCAAGAACAAACGCGCTAAAAATTCTTCCAACACCCAAGAACAAATGGAGATAAAAGGAGTTAAATACAACGCGTATTGGGGATGGCAACAGGGAGAAAAAAGAAATGCGCGCTACAAAGATCTTGCAGAGCCCCTACTTATGCTCACTCATTATTGGGAGATGAATGAACACAGTTCCTTAACCACAACAGCTGGACATCAATGGGGATATCACGCCAACAGCCGATTGGATTATCAGGACAACCTCAATCCTGACCCAACTTATTACAAAAATCTCCCCAGTTTCCATCTCTCCCAAATTGATCCCGCCTATTGGCAACTTTCATCCGACGAATTTAATGCACTAGCGGAGGATGACCCTTTCAAACAAGCCACATTAGCCGCCTTACAACAAGCGGAAGAAGCGCGAATAGCCTTCAATAGCCATGGACAATTAGCCTGGGCGGATATATACAAGAAAAATCAACACTTTAATGGACAAAGTAAAATTATCCTCTATGAGGATCGACAAGAGGATCATACCCTATCCGCGAACACTAATTTTCACGCTGTACTCACAAACCACATGACTTTAAATGCGGGTATTACCTATCGTCAACTCCGGTCGTCCAATTTTAAGAAAGCCGTTGACCTATTGGGGGGCACCTACTATCAAGATAGTGATACGTTCCAAGAAGAAGGCCTGCGCGATAGCGATATGCACCATCCCAATCGCGAGATCCAAGTGGGCGATACCTATGGATATAACTATCGAATTGAAGGAAATGAGGCTGAGGCGTTTACCTTATTTACCTTCAACTACAACCACTGGAGCTTCTATTTGGCTGAGTCAATGAATTATACAGCCTATCAAAGAGTAGGTTTATACCAAAGCCCTCTTTTTCCAACAACTTCTTTTGGAAAAAGCGATCTCGTTGTATTCAACAATTTGGGTATCAAGGGAGGGTTTACCTACTACCTCTCAGGTAGGCACATCTTTCATGCAAATGTTGCATTTTACAACCAACCTCCTACCCTTCAAAACACCTTTGCCAATGTCCGTCTGAATAACAAGATCATCCCCAATTTAAAACAGGAAACTGTTTTTAGTGTAGATGCTAACTACACCTTTAGAACCGCTCAATTTCAAGCGCAAATTACGGGTTATTTGGCCAACATCCACAACGGCACACAGCTCAACACCTATTACACCGAAGGGTTGGGACTCACAGATAGCAAAGGTCAGTTGTTAAGCGAAATCCTATCCGAAGTCGACAAGCGCCATGTAGGGCTAGAACTTGGAGCAGCCTATCAACTCACTCCAACGCTGAAAATAACCACCGCAGCTGGCATTGGACAATCGTTTTACACTCGGGACCCTCGATTGCAATTATACGCCAATCACCTAACCAATCCTTTAGATTACGGTAGGTCTAAACTGACTAACTATCGTCTTGCCAATGGACCACAAACCGCTTTTTCGGTCGGTTTTGAGTATCGAGCGCCTTCTTTTTGGTTTATCAGTTCTACTCTCAGCTATCTCGCCGATGCTTACGTTCAAATCGCTCCACTAAAAAGAACGCAGAACTTCATCATGGATCCAGATAAAGTGGGACTTCCTTTTGAAAATTTAACTCCTGCTGAGCTACATCGAGTACTTCGACAAGAAAAACTTCCTGACTTTGCCTTACTCTCAATCAATGGCGGAAAATCTTGGCGGCTGTTGAACCGCACAATTATTGGCTTCTTTGCCTCGATTCAAAATCTCCTGAATTCCACCTATCGCACTGGGGGATTTGAACAGGCGAGAAATGCAACTTATGCAGAAGAAGTTGCTCGTTCCAAAGGAAATCACCCCGTGTTTGGCAGCAAATATTGGTACGGCTACGGACGTAGCTTTTTTATTCAGGTTTACTATAACTTTTAATGCTCAACCCATGAAAACAAAACAAAAAACGACAATCACCCTCATTTTCTATGCTTTACTTTTAAGTAGTTGCGCCAAAAATGACAACTTTTCACTCCCCACGCTCGATTGCATGGACCCCACACTAGTTCCCACCACAACTTTAGAAAATCTTCAAAATCTGGCAGATGCCGCTATACGTCTCTATCCCGGTGATGAACGCGATGCACTTGCAGGTCTTGTCATTTCCAGTGATCAAGGAGGAAATTTTTACAATAAATTATATATTGTCGATGAAATAACCCATAGACCCGCCATCATCAACTTAGACATGAGCGCTTCGTTTACGGAATTCCCACCTGGCACAAAAGTCGTCCTCGCCTTAGGTGAACTCTATTGCAATTATGCTTATGGCAAATTAGCAATTGGAGGGGGAATCTACACTTCTTCCAATGGAAAAAAATACATCGGTAGTATTGCTAAAAATGCCATCAGCAAATCCATTCAGAAATACTGCGAACTTGTAGACCTCGAGCCTTATACCACCACACTCCCCTTGGAAGCATTAAAAAATGAAACCGAGAAATACACCGGTCAATTGGTGCGACTTGAAAACGTACAATTTGACCGTAAATTAGTGGGCAAAAAACTATATGATCCCCTCGAGGTTGACGCACAAGGCTATACCTTGCGCAGAATAGTGGATCAACAAGGAAATAGCCTCTACATTCGAACGGGTAAACTAACCAAAGACTTTGCCGATTACACCATTCCGTCGGAAAGTGGGAGCCTCATCGGCATTATAGATGTATTCAGCAAGCAAATTCAGTTTTTTCCGCGAATCTTGGAAGACATCCACTTGGATCAACCGCCCTTTGGGGATATTGCCCCCAATCCAGAGGGTCCAGATGATGTGGAGCATCCAGAAGAAGAAACAGATCTCCCAGTAGAACCAGGTCAATCCTTGGCTTTTTCTGGCGCTGACTTTGAAAACTGGGAGGATTTTATAGCAGTACTAAAGCGTCCGGGATTAAAATTCGCCCTTGCCGCTCCAGGAGAGGGCTGGAACAACTCGACGGGATTAGTTTTTCGAGGTTCACCCACAACAACAGACAATGCCTTCACCATCAAACAAGTGCAAGTGCCCTCGAATGCAACTGCTCTTTCCTTCTTACTCAAAGGTACTGCCAATGCTAAATCGCTAGCTATTGCCTTATATCAAGATGACGGTGCCTATGTGGCTTATAATTTAGAACATCTAACGACAAGCAAAGTAATATTACCTACGTCTCATACTAATCAAGAAGGTAATGTATATAAATACAAAGGTGTAATCAATACAAACAATCAATGGATTAAAGTTATACTCTCCTTAGAAAACGTCCGTTATAATACAACTGGGGAAGGTGATTTTTTAACTTTTCGCTTTAGTGGTAAAACGGCAACTATCCCCAGTGACTACGATTTGATTTTGGATGAGATTCGATTTGAGCAAGAGCAACTAGTCGAATAGCAACACCTTCTCCATCACCAAAAATAAAAAGAGCGGCATCTAAAAAACCGCTCTTTATTCTTATTGTTCTTTGATTAAATAAATATACACCGGAAAGTGATCGCTATAGCCAGGTTCACTGTTGCTGTTTCTCAACGGATAGCCTTTGTACTGCCCTGTTTCTTGTACCATAAATGGCTTTTTGAATATTCGGGCTTTCCAATATTTCCACGAATCATATCCCTCAGTTAGATAAGCTTCGGTCAATAACATTTGATCAAATATATCCCAGGCATCTCGGTAAGCTAACGTTCCTAAACCGTCTTTAGACATTTTCTCCATCGGATTAAAGAGTCCTTGAGGTTGAACATTTTTGCGATCTCCTTCAGCTTTCAACACCTTTTTAATACTCTTATTGTAAGGTCCATCATTCATATCGCCCATGGTGATGATTTTAGCCTTGGGATTGATGGTCTGGAGTGAATCGATAATCTTCTTATTCAAAGCGGCGGCGGCTTCCCGATTGGGGCTACTGGCTTTCTCTCCCCCTACTCGCGAAGGCCAGTGATTGACAATAAAGTGTATTTCTTCTCCATCTAGCTTTCCTGTCACTAACAATTGATCACGAGTATAAATGCGCTTTTGGGTAGCGTGATCTTCCTTTTTTGCCTTCAACTGATCGTATATATACAGCGTGTGTTTAGAAGTCTGTGTAGGCACAAAGTGTTGGGTATTATACAACAAACCCACATCGATACCGCGGCGATCAGGAGAATCATAGTGTACAATGCCATAAGCACCTGGTATCATTACCGGAGCGTGAACTAAATCTTCCAACACCCCTCGATTCTCCACTTCCGCTACACCAATAATCGTCGGCATTCTTGAATTTTCATCCGTCCCAATTTGCGACATTACCCGCGTTAGATTGTCTATTTTCTTTTCGTATTTCTTCTTCGTCCATGCCTGAGCACCATCCGGTGTCCATTCCTCATCGTAAATCTTTGGATCACGAATAGTATCAAACAAATTCTCAACATTATAAAATGCAATGGTGTGAATTTGAAATTTTTTTTCTTGTGCTTGCATGTTCATAAAACAAGCACAAATCAGTATTAATGCCGATTTTCTTACCATATTACTACTAAGTTAACCTAATTTATTAAAACACCTCTTACAAAAGTAGTTATTTTTAGCTTAAAAAACTTAACTTTACTAGGAAAAGTACACGACTTTTTCAACGTAGCAGTTTAATATTAAATCGCACTTATGAGGAAACTTTTATTTGTTTTGCTTGGTGTAGTATCAACGTTTACGTTTGCACAAAGCAATCACGAGATTAAAGGGAAAGTACTCGATGCCAAATCTCAAACCCCTATCAATGCTGTAGTGGCACGAGTAGTTGGCTCCAATCTTTCCACTTTAACCAATGGTGAAGGAATCTTTGTTCTAGAAAACAATCAAATGGGTAACCAAATTGTCGTACTATCCTATCCTGGATTTATCAGTCGACAATTTCCAATTGAGGCTCAAGCGAATCAAACCATTGATTTGGGCGACATTTTCATAGAAGAAGATTTAGTGACACAAGCCCAGATAGGCTTTATCACACTGAATGAAAATGATCTAAGTGATGACAATTCCAATTCGGACACATCATCGGGATTATTACAAGCCACTAAAGACCCGTTCCAACAAGTTGCGGCATTCAATTGGGGACAGGCTTTCTTTAGAGTACGGGGATTGGACAATGAATATGGCAGAACTTTGATTAACGGAATTGAGATGAACCGCGTGTTAGATGGCCGTCCACAATTCAGTAACTGGGGTGGACTCAACGACGTCATGCGCAATCAAGAGTTTTCTTCGGGTTCTACACCTTCTGCCTATACCTTTGGTAGTATTTTAGGAACACAAGCCATTTCTACAAGAGCCTCCCATATTCGAAAAGGGTCACGAGTTACTTTCACAGGAACCAATACCAATTACAACTGGCGACCAACCTTTACACACTCTTCTGGTTTAAACAAAAAAGGATGGGCCTATGCACTATCGGGATCTTACCGGGGAGCTAAAGAAGGATATTGGGACGGAAGTAATTATCACGCTCCTTCTTTCTTTGCGGCAGTTGAGAAGAAATTCAACGACAACCACAGCTTAAATTTTTCCGCTATCTACGCCAAAAATAAAAGAGCAAAGAATTCTCCATTAACCCAAGAACAAGCCGATATTAAAGGCAACAAATACAATTCGTATTGGGGTTGGCAAGAGGGAGACAAGAGAAATTCTCGCTACAAAGATGTGGAGCAACCTATTTTTATGCTCTCTCACTATTGGACCATCAATGAAAAAAGCAGCTTAACGACAACAGCTTCTTATCAATTTGGCCATATTGCCGATAGTCGTTTTACTTATCAAAACAACCTAAATCCAGACCCTACCTATTACCAACATTTACCGAGTTTTCATACCTCGAAAATTGATCCTCGCTATTGGAGCATGTCACCGGACGAATTTAATGCATTAGATGATCATGACCCTTTCAAACAAAATACACTTGCAGACCTAAGACAAGCCGATCAAAGTAGAACGGCCTTTCGTCGAGGCGGTCAAGTAGATTGGAACTATATCTACGCGATCAATAGAGATTCTGCGAATGCCGGGAGAAGTCAAATTATACTTTATGAAGACAGACAACAAGAAAACATCCTGTCTTTCAACTCTAACTTTCGCACGAAAATCAACGCCAATACCACCTTTGATGTAGGAGTAAATTACCGTAAACTTCACTCCAATAACTACCAAAAACTCACCGATTTGTTAGGAGGAGAATATTTCAAAGATATTGATACCTATCAAGATGCTGGCCTTCAAGACAAAGACATCCATCATCCAAATCGACTAGTAAGAAAAGGAGATAAATTTGGCTATAACTACAAACTTTCTGCCGATGTAATCAACGTATTTACTCAAGTTGTTTTTGATTATGATTATTTTGATTTTTACTTGGCTCAAAACATTGGTTATACCTCGTATCAAAGAGAAGGGATATATAAAAACCCGGTCTACCTCAATGATTCTTATGGAAAAAGTGAGAACAAGAGTTTTAATAATTTTGGATTTAAGGGAGGTACAACCTTTCATATAACAGGAAAACACGCCTTAGACTTTAATATCGCTTACATCAATCAGGCGCCTTCGATCAAGAATACATTTGCCAACATACGTGTAAACAATTTCTTTGTGCCAAATGTAAGTAACGAAGATATTTTCAGCGTAGATGGTAGCTATATTTTGCGAACACCTTTACTAAAAGCACGAGTAACAGGGTATTTGACAGAAACCAAAAACGGTACAAAAATCAACTATTACTTTGGAGATGGTTTAGGGTTAACAGACAATGATGGCAGTCTGTACAACAAAGGGAATTCTTTTGTATCTGAAATCATTACAGGAATAAACAAAAGACAGTTGGGATTGGAAATTGGCGCAGAATATCAAATTACGCAAACCGTAAAAGCAACTGCAGCCGCCGCTCTAGGACAAGCCTTTTACACCAATAACCCCAATGTTTATTTATCCTCTGATAATTTGGCCCGTATGTTTGAGTATGGACAAACCTCCTTAAAAAATTACAAACTTTCCAATGGTCCTCAAACCGCCTTATCCTTAGGGTTAGAATATCGAGACCCCAAATTCTGGTTTATTGGTGCGAACATCAACTATTTGGCAGATGCCTATACAGAAGTATCTGCTATTCGAAGAACACAGAATTTTGTTTTAGATCCGAATAATTCAGGACAACCCTTTGAAGGATTGACAGAAGATAAACTGCGCGATATATTAAAACAAGAAAAGTTAAACGATTTTACCATCGTCAATATCACAGGAGGAAAATCTTGGCGCATGCCAAATCGTTCGATTATCGGATTTTTCGCCTCGATCAACAACGTTTTTGACAAAGAATACAAAACAGGAGGATTTGAACAAGCAAGAAATGCGAACTACGCACAAGAAGTTGCTAGAAATAGCGGACCGTATAACTTATTTGGCAACAAATATTTCTATGGGTATGGGCGTAACTTCTCCGTTAATGTTTACTACAACTTCTAATTCCTTTTACTATGAAAACAATATTTAAATCCATATTTTTTATCGCACTTACTACTTTTTTTGTAGCCAGTTGTGCGAAGAATGACGACTTTTCAGTGCCTTCATTGAATTGTAACGAACCTCAGGTGATCATAACCAAAACAACCGATGATCTCTATCTTACTGCCCCAACAGAAGTGGGCCCTTATAATGGAGATGCCAAAGACATCCTCAAAGGAGTGGTTATTTCTAGTGATAAAGGAGGTAATTTCTACAACAAAATCCATGTTGTTGATGAAACTACACAGAAGCCCATCATCGTCAACCTTGCAGATAAAGCTGCCTATGTGACCTATCCTCCAGGAACAATCGTTTATGTAAAACTAGGTGGACTTTATATACACAATAACGAAGGCATGGTTAATTTAGGAGGTGGTATTCAAAATGGAAAATACACATCGACTATTTCTAAAGATGTGATTCCTCAATACGTTGGAAAATACTGTAAACTAGCAGACATCAAAAAGTACAACAATACGGTAACCTTAGCTGAACTAATAAAAAACCAAAAGGAATACAAAGGAAAATTAGTCACGGTAACGGATGTACAATTTGCTCGTGGACTCGTTGGAAAAAAACTGTATGATGAAAAAGATGTTGATGCACAATATCAAACGCTGAGACAAGTGGTTGACGAAAACAACAATTCTTTTTACATCAGAACGAGCCAATATGCTACGGATTTTGTTTCTTATGAAATTCCAGCCAACAGTGGATCAATTACGGGTATATTTGATATCTTCAACAACATGATTCAATTTTATCCTCGTGTATTGGAAGACTTCAATCTGAAAGGTGATCCATTTGTTCAAGAAGAAGTTAAACCAGGTAAGTTCTTAGCTTTTCCAGGGGCTGATTTCGAAAAATGGGAAGATTTCTTAGGCGTGATTTTTAACAATCAGTTGAGTGATCCAATGGCGACTAAGGCAGAAGGTCAAGGCTGGGAGAATTCAATAGGTTTAGCTATTAAAGGAGCAAGAGATCAAAATGGTTATCTTTTTTCGGTACAAGGAGTAAAAATGCCAAAAGACGCAACGCAACTTTCTTTCTTAATGAAAGGAACTTCAGAACGATCTTTATCCATCAACATTCACAAAGCCAATGGTATCAATTACAAAGCATACAACTTAGACGCGGTATCAGGCAGTAAAGTTGTTCAGCCCAATGAAACTCCGATGGAAAATAACCCTGAAAACACAACCAATAGCTACAACGGAAAAATTGATACGCAAGGGAAATGGGTAAAGATCACTTTAGATTTAAGCTCTTTCAATGGAGAATATCACACGGAGGGTACAAGAACCTTCATCAGTTTCAAAAATGGAAATAGGGCCAATTACGATTTAATTATTGATGAGATTCGCTTTGAGGATGGAACCCCAGTAGAGGACGATGGCGGACCAGTTGATCCGGAACCAGAACCAGCTCCTGCAGATATCGTGGCCAATTTCAACAATTGGGATGAGTTTACCAGTAAGCTAAGTACGCATGGTTTAAAACCCTATGCTACGCATGCGCCTGGAGAAGGCCGAAACGGAAAAGATGCGATGAAACTTTCCGGGACAACAACAGCCAATGATTTTGTCTTTACAATCAATGGAAAACAAGCACCAGCAGGAAAGACAAAACTAGTGGTTTGGGTAAAGGGAACATCCGATAAAAAATCACTTTCGTTCAACGTCAATAAACCCGCGGGAGGCTATGATCCTTTTAATGCAGGAACCGTAGGAAATGCCAATTTAGACCTTGCCAAATTTACCACCAATCAATACAATGGCACCATTGATACGGGCGGTGAATGGGTGAAAATAACGCTCGACTTAAGTGATACAGCATACAATAGCACAGGCAGTGGAGATGTCTTCTCTTTAAAAACAGGAAGTGGATCCATTTATGAATTATTAATTGACAGTATTTATTTTCAATAAATAAACTACACAAAAATAAAAGCTCGGTTAGTCTGGACTGACCCCAAAAAGTGTCTAACTTTTTGGGGCATGTCTAGTCCGAGCTTTTTTTATTCTAAAATCAAGAAATACTTACTTTTCTATCACACTGAATTGCTATTTTATTTTCATATCCCCACATCCATTTTAATATACATCCATTTCAATATACATTCTTCTTTATCTCATTAGGTTTATATTTTAGTGTTCGATGAATCTTCACTACGTTACGATTTACACTTCGTTACAATTTACTCTTACTTCATTCCTCTCTCCTGTTCTAAAGCTATTCTAGGCTATTTAAAACAAAAGACAGTCCTAAACCTATACAAAACAAAAAAGACGCTTAAAAAGCGTCTTTTTATAAAAGTATAATCTATTTCGATTAGTTGTTTAATGCTTCTGCACCACCAACAATCTCTAAAATTTCATTTGTAATCGCAGCCTGACGAGCTTTGTTGTAACTTAATTTCAACTCATTTCTCAATTCTTGTGCGTTATCTGTTGCTTTGTGCATCGCAGTCATACGAGCTCCGTGCTCAGATGCTACAGAATCAGCAATTGCTTTGAACAATTGTGTTTTTAGCGACAAAGGAATTAAAGTTTCAATGATCTCTTCTTTCGAAGGTTCATAAATATAATCCGACGCTGCTGCAGTTGCTTCTGTTTCGATTGGCAATAATGGCAAAAATTGCTCTGTAACTACGTTTTGAGTAGCTGCATTTTTAAACTGGTTATATACAACTTGAATCGAATCGTACTTCTCATTCACAAACGCTTCCATTACATGCTCAGCAATAACTGCTGTATGATCAAAATCAAAATGATCGTATAATGAACTTTGGTTATCAACAATGTGGAATGATTTTTTAAGGATATCATTTCCTTTTTTTCCAATTGTCAATAAATCAATGTTTGCTCCTTTGAACGTTGTATTCGCTAAAACATTAATTTGTTTAATGATGTTGGCATTGAAACCCCCACACAAACCTCTGTTTGAAGTTACTGTAATAAGCAATACATTTTTAACCTCTCTAACTTGCGAATATACACCTGAATTCTCTCCCTCTAAAGTAGAACTAACATTTTGAATAATCTCAGTTAGCTTCTCTGAATAAGGACGCATAGCTGTAATCGTATCCGTAGCTTTTTTCAATTTTGCTGCAGATACCATTTTCATCGCAGATGTAATCTGCATTGTAGATCCAATAGAAGAAATCCTATTGCGTATTTCTTTAAGATTTGCCATTTGAAAACGTATATAATTCAGAAAGAGAATAAGCTTTTAGACAAGCTTAAACTCTTTCAAAAAATTCTTAATATTTTGAAGCTAATTCTTTAGCTACTTTCTCTAAAACGCTAGTTTGTTCGTCACCGAATTTACCTGCTTTTAATTGATCTAAAACATCTCTATGACGTGAGTTAAGAGCTTCAATGAAATCTTTTTCAAACTCTTTCACTTTGTTCACAGGAACATTTCTCAATAAGTTTTTAGATCCAGCATAAATAATAGCTACTTGATCTTCTACTGTATAAGGATCGTTAACTGCTTGTTTCAAGATTTCAACGTTGCGTTGACCTTTTGAAATAACGTTCATTGTAGCAGCATCTAAATCAGAACCAAATTTCGCGAATGCTTCTAATTCACGGAATTGCGCTTGGTCAAGTTTTAATGTACCTGCTACTTTTTTCATTGATTTAATTTGAGCAGAACCTCCAACACGAGATACCGAAATACCTACGTTAATTGCAGGACGTACCCCTGAGTTGAACAAGTCAGACTCTAAGAAAATCTGTCCATCCGTAATTGAAATTACGTTTGTTGGAATATAAGCAGAAACGTCACCCGCTTGTGTCTCAATAATAGGTAAAGCTGTTAATGATCCACCACCTTTAACAAAAGGTTTGATTGATTCTGGAAGGTCATTCATGTTTTTAGCGATTTCATCATCACCAATAACGCGAGCTGCTCTTTCTAATAATCTTGAGTGAAGGTAGAAAACGTCTCCAGGGTAAGCCTCACGTCCCGGTGGTCTTCTTAAGATCAAAGACATCTCACGGTAAGCAACAGCTTGTTTAGATAAATCATCATAAATAATCAACGCTGGACGACCAGTATCACGGAAGTACTCTCCGATAGCAGCACCTGCCATAGCAGAGTAAACTTGCATTGGAGCAGGATCTGATGCGTTAGCC contains the following coding sequences:
- the atpG gene encoding ATP synthase F1 subunit gamma — its product is MANLKEIRNRISSIGSTMQITSAMKMVSAAKLKKATDTITAMRPYSEKLTEIIQNVSSTLEGENSGVYSQVREVKNVLLITVTSNRGLCGGFNANIIKQINVLANTTFKGANIDLLTIGKKGNDILKKSFHIVDNQSSLYDHFDFDHTAVIAEHVMEAFVNEKYDSIQVVYNQFKNAATQNVVTEQFLPLLPIETEATAAASDYIYEPSKEEIIETLIPLSLKTQLFKAIADSVASEHGARMTAMHKATDNAQELRNELKLSYNKARQAAITNEILEIVGGAEALNN
- the atpA gene encoding F0F1 ATP synthase subunit alpha, whose protein sequence is MADIKPAEISAILKKQLSGFSSEASLEEVGTVLEVGDGVARVYGLTNAEYGELVVFDNGLEAMVQNLEEDNVGIVLLGSSVGVSEGATVKRTGRIASLRVGEKMVGRVVNTLGQPIDGKGPIEGDLYEMPLERKAPGVIYRQPVTEPLQTGIKAIDAMIPVGRGQRELVIGDRQTGKTTVCIDTILNQKEFYDAGQPVYCIYVAIGQKASTVAAIAKTLEEKGAMDYTIIVAANASDPAPMQVYSAMAGAAIGEYFRDTGRPALIIYDDLSKQAVAYREMSLILRRPPGREAYPGDVFYLHSRLLERAARVIGDDEIAKNMNDLPESIKPFVKGGGSLTALPIIETQAGDVSAYIPTNVISITDGQIFLESDLFNSGVRPAINVGISVSRVGGSAQIKSMKKVAGTLKLDQAQFRELEAFAKFGSDLDAATMNVISKGQRNVEILKQAVNDPYTVEDQVAIIYAGSKNLLRNVPVNKVKEFEKDFIEALNSRHRDVLDQLKAGKFGDEQTSVLEKVAKELASKY
- a CDS encoding DUF5689 domain-containing protein yields the protein MKTIFKSIFFIALTTFFVASCAKNDDFSVPSLNCNEPQVIITKTTDDLYLTAPTEVGPYNGDAKDILKGVVISSDKGGNFYNKIHVVDETTQKPIIVNLADKAAYVTYPPGTIVYVKLGGLYIHNNEGMVNLGGGIQNGKYTSTISKDVIPQYVGKYCKLADIKKYNNTVTLAELIKNQKEYKGKLVTVTDVQFARGLVGKKLYDEKDVDAQYQTLRQVVDENNNSFYIRTSQYATDFVSYEIPANSGSITGIFDIFNNMIQFYPRVLEDFNLKGDPFVQEEVKPGKFLAFPGADFEKWEDFLGVIFNNQLSDPMATKAEGQGWENSIGLAIKGARDQNGYLFSVQGVKMPKDATQLSFLMKGTSERSLSINIHKANGINYKAYNLDAVSGSKVVQPNETPMENNPENTTNSYNGKIDTQGKWVKITLDLSSFNGEYHTEGTRTFISFKNGNRANYDLIIDEIRFEDGTPVEDDGGPVDPEPEPAPADIVANFNNWDEFTSKLSTHGLKPYATHAPGEGRNGKDAMKLSGTTTANDFVFTINGKQAPAGKTKLVVWVKGTSDKKSLSFNVNKPAGGYDPFNAGTVGNANLDLAKFTTNQYNGTIDTGGEWVKITLDLSDTAYNSTGSGDVFSLKTGSGSIYELLIDSIYFQ